One window from the genome of Caloenas nicobarica isolate bCalNic1 chromosome 21, bCalNic1.hap1, whole genome shotgun sequence encodes:
- the PFKFB2 gene encoding 6-phosphofructo-2-kinase/fructose-2,6-bisphosphatase 2 isoform X3, translating into MSAAPRHGGPGWGRTGALRGGEKKCSWASYMTNSPTLIVMIGLPARGKTYVSKKLTRYLNWIGVPTKVFNLGVYRREAVKSYKSYDFFRHDNKEAMEIRKRCALVALEDVKAYLLEECGQIAVFDATNTTRERRDLILNFAKENAFKVFFVESVCDDPEVIAANILEVKVSSPDYPERNRENVMDDFLKRIECYKVTYQPLDPDAYDKDLSFIKVINVGQRFLVNRVQDYIQSKIVYYLMNIHVQPRTIYLCRHGESEYNLVGKIGGDSGLSPRGKQFAQALKKFIEEQEIVDLKVWTSQLKRTIQTAESLGVTYEQWKILNEIDAGVCEEMTYAEIEAKYPDEFALRDQEKYLYRYPGGESYQDLVQRLEPVIMELERQGNVLVISHQAVMRCLLAYFLDKSADELPYLRCPLHTMLKLTPVAYGCKVETITLDVEAVDTHRDKPSLNSRMADLTL; encoded by the exons ATGTCGGCGGCGCCCCGGCACGGCGGCCCCGGCTGGGGCAGGACCGGGGCCCTGCGCGGCGGCGAGAAGAAGTGCT catggGCTTCCTACATGACCAACTCCCCGACGCTGATCGTGATGATCGGCCTCCCCGCGCGCGGCAAGACCTACGTGTCCAAGAAGCTCACCCGCTACCTCAACTGGATCGGGGTGCCCACCAAAG TGTTTAATTTAGGAGTGTATCGCCGGGAAGCAGTGAAGTCTTATAAGTCCTATGACTTCTTCAGGCACGATAACAAAGAAGCCATGGAAATCCGCAA GCGATGTGCCTTAGTGGCTCTAGAAGACGTGAAGGCTTATCTCTTGGAGGAATGTGGCCAAATAGCT GTGTTTGATGCAACCAACACAACTCGAGAAAGACGGGACCTGATCTTAAATTTTGCTAAAGAAAACGCTTTCAAG GTGTTTTTTGTGGAGTCTGTCTGTGACGATCCAGAAGTCATCGCTGCCAATATCCTG GAGGTGAAAGTTTCCAGCCCTGACTacccagagagaaacagggagaACGTGATGGATGATTTTCTGAAGAGGATAGAGTGCTACAAGGTCACTTACCAGCCTCTTGATCCCGACGCGTATGACAA AGATCTTTCCTTCATTAAAGTGATCAATGTGGGACAGCGGTTCCTAGTAAACAGAGTCCAGGATTACATCCAGAGTAAAATCGTCTATTACCTAATGAACATTCATGTCCAGCCGCGTACCATCTACCTTTGCCGACACGGTGAGAGTGAATATAACCTTGTTGGCAAGATTGGTGGGGACTCTGGTCTGTCGCCGCGTGGGAAGCAG tttgctCAGGCGCTGAAGAAGTTCATCGAGGAGCAGGAGATTGTTGACCTGAAGGTGTGGACGAGCCAGCTGAAGAGGACGATCCAGACGGCCGAGTCCCTGGGGGTCACGTACGAGCAGTGGAAGATTCTCAACGAGATCGACGCG gGGGTGTGTGAAGAAATGACCTACGCAGAAATTGAAGCCAAGTACCCAGACGAGTTTGCCCTGAGGGATCAAGAGAAATATCTTTATCGCTATCCTGGAGGAGAG tcctACCAGGACTTGGTCCAGCGCTTGGAACCGGTAATTATGGAGCTAGAACGTCAAGGCAACGTCCTCGTTATCTCCCACCAGGCGGTTATGAGGTGCCTGTTGGCTTATTTTCTTGACAAGAGTGCAG ACGAGCTGCCCTACCTGCGCTGCCCCCTCCACACCATGCTCAAGCTCACGCCTGTTGCGTACG GTTGTAAAGTGGAGACGATTACGCTGGACGTGGAAGCCGTGGACACCCACCGCGACAAACCCTCTCTCAACTCA
- the YOD1 gene encoding ubiquitin thioesterase OTU1, whose translation MLRLRCKARSGTHPLPGLTAHSRLRDMQAALAALTGVPIPAQRLLLGFPPRSLDLSDGERRLGDLGIHSGDTLIVEEDTSKPKTDSPVVAKRTMPNLVREAVPVLARRVVPADNSCLFTSVYYVVEGGVYDPACAPEMRSLIAQIVASDPESYCEAVLGKTNREYCDWIRREETWGGAIEVSILSKFYQCEICVVDTQTVRIDRFGEDAGYTKRVLLIYDGIHYDPLERKILDSDIPPQTIFSTTDDVVLAQALELADEARRKRQFTDVNHFTLRCMVCQKGLTGQVEAREHAKETGHTNFGEV comes from the exons ATGCTGCGGCTGCGCTGCAAGGCCCGGAGCGGGACCCACCCGCTGCCCGGCCTCACCGCCCACTCCCGCCTCCGCGACATGCAGGCCGCCCTGGCCGCCCTCACCGGCGTCCCCATCCCGGCCCAGCGCCTCCTGCTCGGCTTCCCGCCGCGGAGCCTGGACCTCAGCGATGGCGAGCGGCGGCTCGGAGACCTCGGCATCCACTCGG GCGATACTCTCATAGTCGAAGAGGACACATCCAAACCCAAGACCGACTCGCCTGTAGTCGCCAAAAGAACGATGCCCAACTTGGTGAGGGAAGCTGTGCCCGTGCTGGCCAGGAGGGTTGTTCCGGCAGATAACTCCTGTCTCTTCACCAGCGTCTACTATGTGGTGGAGGGAGGTGTTTATGACCCAGCCTGCGCTCCAGAGATGCGCAGCCTCATAGCCCAGATAGTAGCGAGCGATCCTGAATCATACTGTGAGGCAGTTCTAGGGAAAACGAACAGGGAGTATTGTGACTGGATCAGAAGAGAAGAGACTTGGGGAGGAGCCATCGAAGTGTCCATTTTATCCAAATTTTACCAGTGCGAAATCTGTGTGGTGGACACGCAGACAGTCAGAATCGACCGTTTTGGGGAAGATGCCGGTTACACGAAGCGAGTGCTTTTAATTTACGACGGGATTCATTACGATCCGCTCGAGCGCAAAATCCTCGACTCGGACATTCCTCCCCAGACTATTTTCTCCACAACTGATGATGTTGTTCTCGCACAAGCACTGGAGTTGGCGGATGAAGCCAGACGGAAGAGGCAGTTCACGGATGTGAATCACTTTACCCTGAGGTGCATGGTGTGCCAGAAGGGACTAACCGGCCAAGTGGAAGCCAGAGAACATGCCAAGGAGACCGGACACACCAACTTCGGAGAAGTGTGA